A single region of the Epinephelus fuscoguttatus linkage group LG14, E.fuscoguttatus.final_Chr_v1 genome encodes:
- the hectd1 gene encoding E3 ubiquitin-protein ligase HECTD1 isoform X4, producing the protein MADVDPDTLLEWLQMGQGDERDMQLIALEQLCMLLLMSDNVDRCFETCPPRTFLPALCKIFLDESAPDNVLEVTARAITYYLDVSAECTRRIVGVDGAIKALCNRLVVVELNNRTSRDLAEQCVKVLELICTRESGAVFEAGGLNCVLSFIRDSGHLVHKDTLHSAMAVVSRLCSKMEPQDSSLETCVESLSSLLKHEDHQVSDGALRCFASLADRFTRRGVDPAPLAKHGLTEELLSRMAAAGGTVSGPASSCKPGRTSTGAAPPAPDSKLSNQVSTIVSLLSTLCRGSPLVTHDLLRSALPDSMESALGGDERCVLDTMRLVDLLLVLLFEGRKALPKSTAGSTGRIPGLRRLDSSGERSHRQLIDCIRSKDTDALIDAIDTGAFEVNFMDDVGQTLLNWASAFGTQEMVEFLCERGADVNRGQRSSSLHYAACFGRPQVAKTLLRHGANPDLRDEDGKTPLDKARERGHSEVVAILQSPGDWMCPVNKGDDKKKKDVNKEEEEGSEPKGDPEMAPIYLRRLLPVFAQTFQQTMLPSIRKASLALIRKMVHYSSEVLLKEVCDSETGHNLPTVLVEITATVLDQEDDDDGHLLALQIIRDLVDKGGDVFLDQLARLGVINKVSTLAGPASDDENEDEAKPEKEEEAQEDAREIQQGKPYHWKDWSIIRGRDCLYIWSDAAALELSNGSNGWFRFILDGKLATMYSSGSPEGGSDSSESRSEFLEKLQRARSQVKPVTASQPILSSVGPTKLTVGNWSLTCLKEGEIAIHNSDGQQATILKEDLPGFVFESNRGTKHSFTAETSLGSEFVTGWTGKRGRKLKSKLEKTKQKVKSMARELYDDHFKAVESMPRGVVVTLRNISTQLESAWELHTNRQCIEGENTWRDLMKTALENLIVVLKDENTISPYEMCSSGLVQALFTVLNNSVELDLKHDCKPLMERINVFKAAFSENEDDESRPAVALIRKLIAVLESIERLPLHLYDTPGSSYNLQILTRRLRFRLERAPGETALIDRTGRMLKMEPLATVESLEQYLLKMVAKQWYDFERSSFVFVRKLREGQTFTFRHQHDFDENGIIYWVGTNAKTAYEWVNPAAYGLVVVTSSEGRNLPYGRLEDILSRDSSALNCHTNDDKNAWFAVDLGLWVIPSAYTLRHARGYGRSALRNWVFQVSKDGQNWTTLYTHVDDCSLNEPGSTATWPLDPSKDEKQGWRHIRIKQMGKNASGQTHYLSLSGLELYGTVTAVCEDQLGKAVKEAEANLRRQRRLFRSQVMKYIVPGARVVRGIDWKWRDQDGNPAGEGTVTGEAHNGWIDVTWDAGGSNSYRMGAEGKFDLKLAPGYDPESAATAPSPKPVSSTVSGPASSTVGPSATPAASGGTTTTTSSSSSSTSSSSQQQSWSSLVKNNCPDKGGATSLGGASSSSRKGSSSSVCSVASSSDISLSSSAGLPGAGGLRLERRAEGLLLDQGSGVGGVTGVGADGHQHEPIVVLSSAAEGGSGSVSSSGTLTADTPAPGDEARNKDSSTATDPATAISMGLVSVSSPDVSSVSESSSKDTPSQRPLCSAANARLSVSSLLAAGAPMSSSASVPNLSSREASLMESFVRRAPNMSRTNATNNMNLSRSSSDNNTNTLGRNVMSTANFLDSCRANTLLAELDDEEDLPEPDDDDDENEDDNQEDQEYEEVLEEEEYETKGGRRRTWDDDFVLKRQFSALVPAFDPRPGRTNVQQTTDLEIPPPGTPRSEVQEEVECAPSPHLSLTLKVAGLGTTREVELPLSNYKSTIFYYVQRLLQLSCSGAVKTDKLRRIWEPTYTIMYRELKDSDKEKESGKMDLCEHSISISGGRSGGLSPGSVSANQSSEILCVAREMAQAKAGCSQNACGVEDVLQLLRILYIIGGDAASNARTLQEDFDELQFNASPEEFTSKKITTKILQQIEEPLALASGALPDWCEQLTSKCPFLIPFETRQLYFTCTAFGASRAIVWLQNRREATMERSRPSTTVRRDDPGEFRVGRLKHERVKVPRGEAMMEWAESVMQLHADRKSVLEVEFQGEEGTGLGPTLEFYALVAAEFQRTSLGIWLCDDDFPDDESRQVDLGGGLKPPGFYVQRSCGLFPAPFPQDSEELERITKLFHFLGVFLAKCIQDNRLVDLPVSQPFFKLLCMGDIKSNMSKLLYQSRSSPQGHDPDRPHLQSFLLLSEVQSEASTEESQETYSVGSFDEDSKSEFIMDPPKPKPPAWYHGILTWDDFQLVNPHRASFLKEVKELAVKRRQILSSKSLSEDEKNTRLQDLMLRNPLGSGPPLSIEDLGLNFQFCPSSKVHGFSAVDLKPNGDDEMVTMENAEEYVELMFDFCMHTGIQKQMEAFREGFNRVFPMEKLSSFSHKEVQMILCGNQSPSWTADDIINYTEPKLGYTRDSPGFLRFVRVLCGMSSDERKAFLQFTTGCSTLPPGGLANLHPRLTIVRKVDATDSSYPSVNTCVHYLKLPEYSSEDIMRERLLAATMEKGFHLN; encoded by the exons ATGGCGGACGTGGACCCAGACACCCTGCTGGAGTGGCTGCAGATGGGGCAGGGCGATGAGCGGGACATGCAGCTCATCGCTCTGGAGCAGCTCTGCATGCTGCTGCTCATGTCTGACAACGTGGACCGCTGCTTTGAGAC CTGTCCTCCTCGGACATTCCTCCCAGCGCTCTGTAAGATCTTCCTGGACGAGAGCGCTCCAGATAACGTGCTGGAGGTCACAGCCAGAGCCATCACCTACTACCTGGATGTGTCGGCAGAGTGCACCCGGAGGATCGTGGGAGTGGATGGAGCCATCAAGGCGCTGTGCAACcggctggtggtggtggagctGAACAACAGGACCAGCAGAGACCTGGCCGAGCAGTGTGTCAAG GTGCTGGAGCTGATCTGTACCAGGGAGTCTGGCGCCGTGTTCGAGGCCGGCGGTCTGAACTGTGTGCTGAGTTTCATCAGAGACAGCGGTCATCTGGTTCACAAAGACACTCTGCACTCAGCCATGGCCGTGGTGTCCCGACTCTGCAGCAAGATGGAGCCTCAGGACTCGTCTCTGGAGACCTGCGTCGAGTCTCTGTCCAGCCTCCTCAAACATGAAGACCACCAG GTGTCAGACGGTGCTTTGCGCTGCTTCGCCTCATTAGCTGACAGGTTCACTCGCCGCGGTGTGGACCCTGCCCCTTTAGCCAAACATGGACTGACAGAAGAGCTGCTTTCCCGCATGGCGGCTGCCGGCGGCACTGTGTCCGGCCCCGCCTCTTCCTGTAAACCAGGCCGGACCTCAACAGGTGCTGCACCCCCAGCCCCGGATTCCAAACTGAGCAACCAGGTGTCGACCATCGTCAGCTTGCTGTCCACGCTGTGCAGAGGGTCGCCACTCGTTACACAT GATCTGTTGCGTTCGGCGCTGCCCGACTCGATGGAGTCCGCTCTAGGAGGAGACGAGCGCTGTGTGCTGGACACCATGCGGCTGGTGGACCTCCTGCTGGTGCTCCTGTTTGAGGGACGGAAGGCGCTTCCCAAATCTACAGCGGGGTCGACGGGTCGGATCCCCGGCCTGCGACGCCTGGACAGTTCAGGGGAGAGATCCCACCGACAGCTCATCGACTGTATCCGCAGCAAAGACACCGACGCTCTGATCGACGCCATCGACACTGGAG CTTTTGAGGTGAACTTCATGGACGATGTTGGACAGACGCTGCTCAACTGGGCCTCAGCTTTTGGCACACAGGaaatg GTGGAGTTTTTATGTGAGAGGGGGGCGGACGTcaacagaggtcagaggtcatcttCACTACACTACGCTGCCTGTTTCGGACGTCCACAAGTAGCCAAG actcTGCTGCGTCACGGAGCTAACCCTGACCTGAGAGATGAGGATGGTAAAACTCCTCTGGATAAGGCCAGGGAGAGAGGACACAGTGAGGTGGTGGCTATACTGCAGTCCCCTG gagACTGGATGTGTCCAGTGAACAAGGGTGAcgacaagaagaagaaagatgtgaacaaggaggaggaggagggcagcgAGCCCAAAGGAGACCCAGAAATGGCTCCCATTTACCTGAGGAGACTTCTGCCTGTTTTTGCACAAACCTTTCAGCAAACCATGCTGCCTTCTATTAG gAAAGCCAGTCTGGCTCTGATCAGGAAGATGGTTCACTACAGCAGTGAGGTCCTGCTGAAGGAGGTGTGTGATAGCGAGACGGGACACAACCTTCCCACGGTGCTGGTGGAGATCACTGCTACTGTCCTCGACCaggag gACGATGACGACGGCCACCTCCTGGCTCTGCAGATCATCAGAGATCTGGTGGATAAAGGTGGAGACGTTTTCCTCGACCAGCTGGCTCGACTGGGAGTCATCAACAAGGTGTCCACTCTGGCTGGACCAGCGTCCGACGATGAGAACGAGGACGAAGCCAAACCCGAGAAG gaggaggaggctcaGGAGGACGCGAGGGAGATCCAGCAGGGGAAGCCCTATCACTGGAAGGACTGGTCCATCATCAGAGGGAGGGACTGTCTCTACATCTGGTCTGACGCCGCTGCGCTAGAGCTCTCCAATGGCTCTAACGGCTGGTTCAGGTTCATCCTGGATGGGAAGCTGGCCACCATGTACTCCAGCGGGAGTCCAGAGGGAGGGTCGGACAGCTCTG AGTCTCGCAGTGAGTTCCTGGAGAAGCTGCAGCGTGCGAGGAGTCAGGTGAAACCAGTAACAGCCAGCCAGCCCATCCTGTCCAGTGTGGGTCCCACTAAGCTGACAGTGGGGAACTGGTCTCTGACCTGCCTGAAGGAAGGAGAGATCGCCATCCACAACTCAGACGGACAGCAGGCCACCATCCTAAAGGAAGACCTGCCGGGCTTCGTCTTCGAGTCCAACAGAGGAACTAAACACTCATTCACAGCTGAGACCTCACTGG gctcAGAGTTTGTGACTGGCTGGACGGGGAAGCGAGGCAGGAAGTTGAAGTCTAAGCTGGAGAAGACGAAGCAGAAGGTGAAGAGCATGGCAAGGGAGCTGTACGACGACCACTTTAAAGCTGTAGAGAGCATGCCCAGAGGAGTAGTGGTCACCCTTAGGAACATCTCCACTCAGCTGGAGTCCGCCTGGGAGCTGCACACCAACAGacag TGTATCGAAGGAGAGAACACATGGAGGGACCTGATGAAAACAGCTCTGGAGAACCTGATTGTAGTTTTGAAAGATGAAAACACGATTTCTCCGTATGAGATGTGTAGCAGTGGCCTGGTCCAGGCTCTGTTTACTGTCCTTAACAAT agTGTGGAACTGGACCTGAAACACGATTGTAAGCCTTTAATGGAGAGGATCAATGTCTTTAAGGCGGCTTTCAGTGAGAATGAAGACGATGAAAG ccgACCAGCTGTTGCCTTAATCCGTAAACTGATAGCTGTCCTGGAGTCAATAGAACGTCTACCTCTGCACTTGTACGACACTCCAGGATCCTCATACAACCTGCAG ATCTTGACAAGGAGGTTGCGGTTCCGTCTGGAGCGAGCTCCAGGCGAGACAGCTCTGATCGACCGGACGGGTCGCATGTTGAAGATGGAACCGCTCGCTACTGTGGAGTCTCTGGAGCAGTACCTGCTGAAGATG GTGGCGAAGCAGTGGTACGACTTTGAGCGTTCATCCTTTGTCTTCGTGAGGAAGCTGAGGGAAGGACAGACCTTCACATTCAGACACCAACACGACTTTGACGAGAATGGAATCATCTACTGGGTCGGAACTAACGCCAA GACGGCCTATGAGTGGGTGAACCCTGCTGCCTATGGCCTGGTGGTAGTGACATCATCGGAGGGGCGCAACCTCCCCTATGGCCGGTTGGAGGACATCCTGAGCAGGGATAGCTCCGCCCTCAACTGCCACACTAATGACGACAAGAATGCCTGGTTCGCTGTCGACCTTGGCCTTTGGGTCATCCCCTCTGCATACACCCTGAGACAcgccag GGGTTATGGCCGCTCTGCGTTGAGGAACTGGGTGTTCCAGGTGTCGAAGGATGGTCAGAACTGGACAACTCTTTATACCCACGTAGACGACTGCAGCCTCAACGAACCGGG gtcgACGGCCACATGGCCTCTGGACCCATCCAAAGATGAGAAGCAGGGCTGGAGACACATCAGGATCAAACAGATGGGGAAGAACGCCAGCGGTCAGACTCACTACCTGTCTCTGTCCGGACTCGAGCTGTACGGCACCGTCACCGCCGTCTGTGAGGACCAGCTGG GTAAAGCTGTGAAGGAGGCAGAGGCCAACCTTCGTCGCCAGCGCCGCCTTTTTCGCTCCCAGGTGATGAAGTACATAGTCCCGGGGGCGCGGGTTGTCCGCGGCATCGACTGGAAGTGGCGCGACCAAGACGGGAACCCTGCTGGAGAGGGCACCGTCACCGGAGAGGCTCACAACG GCTGGATTGATGTAACCTGGGATGCTGGCGGCTCTAACTCTTACCGTATGGGCGCTGAAGGGAAGTTTGACCTCAAGCTTGCTCCAGGGTACGACCCTGAGTCGGCTGCCACAGCGCCGTCACCCAAACCTGTCTCATCCACTGTTTCAGGCCCCGCCTCCTCCACGGTGGGACCCTCCGCGACGCCGGCGGCCAGCGGcggcaccaccaccaccacgtcctcctcgtcctcctccacctcatctTCCTCGCAGCAGCAGTCGTGGAGCAGCCTGGTGAAAAATAACTGTCCCGACAAGGGCGGGGCCACGTCTCTCGGCGGGGCCAGCTCCTCCAGCAGGaagggcagcagcagctccgTCTGCAGCGTCGCCTCTTCCTCCGACATCAGCCTGAGCTCCTCAGCGGGGCTGCCTGGTGCGGGGGGGCTGCGGCTGGAGAGGAGGGCCGAGGGGCTGCTGCTGGACCAGGGCTCTGGGGTGGGAGGAGTAACTGGGGTCGGCGCTGACGGACACCAACATGAGCCGATTGTCGTGCTGTCCTCTGCGGCAGAGGGTGGGTCTGGCTCAGTATCCAGCTCTGGCACGCTTACCGCCGACACGCCCGCTCCTGGCGATGAAGCCAGAAACAAGGACTCATCCACAGCAACTGACCCAGCAACAGCAATCTCCATGGGCCTGGTGAGCGTGAGCTCCCCAGATGTCAGCTCGGTGTCGGAGTCATCCAgtaaggacacgccctcccagaGGCCTCTGTGCTCAGCGGCTAATGCCCGGTTGTCCGTCAGCTCCCTACTGGCTGCTGGCGCACCCATGAGCTCCAGCGCCAGCGTGCCTAACTTGTCATCACGCGAGGCCAGCCTCATGGAGTCCTTCGTCCGCCGTGCACCCAACATGTCACGCACCAACGCCACCAACAACATGAACCTGagccgcagcagcagcgacaacaacaccaacacactTGGCAGGAACGTCATGAGTACTGCTA ACTTCCTGGACAGCTGTCGCGCCAACACACTACTGGCTGAGCTGGACGACGAGGAGGACCTCCCAGAGCCTGACGACGACGATGACGAGAACGAAGACGACAATCAGGAGGACCAGGAGTACGAGGAGGTCCTG gaggaggaggagtacgAGACCAAAGGAGGTCGCAGGAGGACGTGGGACGACGACTTCGTCCTGAAGAGACAGTTCTCTGCTCTCGTCCCCGCCTTTGACCCCCGACCAGGAAGAACCAACGTCCAGCAGACCACCGACCTGGAGATCCCCCCGCcag gaACTCCTCGTTCGGAGGttcaggaggaggtggagtgCGCTCCGTCCCCTCACCTCTCTCTCACCCTGAAG GTGGCGGGGCTGGGTACGACCCGGGAGGTGGAGCTTCCTCTGTCCAACTACAAGTCCACCATCTTCTACTATGTCCAGCGGCTGCTGCAGCTATCCTGCAGCGGAGCCGTGAAGACGGACAAACTGCGACGCATCTGGGAGCCCACTTACAC GATAATGTACAGAGAGCTGAAGGACTCTGACAAAGAGAAGGAGAGCGGGAAGATG gACTTGTGTGAACACAGTATCAGTATATCAGGAGGTCGTTCTGGAGGTTTGAGCCCCGGCTCTGTCTCGGCCAATCAGAGCAGTGAGATCCTGTGCGTTGCCCGGGAGATGGCGCAGGCGAAGGCGGGCTGCAGCCAGAACGCCTGCGGGGTGGAGGATGTCCTGCAGCTCCTACGCATCCTTTACATCATCGGAGGAGACGCAGCGTCCAACGCACGCACGCTGCAGGAGG acTTTGACGAGCTGCAGTTCAACGCATCTCCAGAGGAGTTCACCAGTAAGAAGATCACGACCAAGATTCTGCAGCAGATTGAG GAGCCTCTGGCTCTGGCCAGCGGAGCTCTGCCCGACTGGTGtgaacagctcacctccaagtGTCCTTTCCTCATCCCCTTTGAGACCCGACAGCTCTACTTCACCTGCACAGCGTTTGGAGCATCCAG GGCGATTGTGTGGCTCCAGAACCGGCGGGAGGCGACCATGGAGCGGTCCAGACCGTCCACCACGGTGCGGCGTGACGACCCCGGAGAGTTCAGGGTGGGTCGGCTCAAACACGAGCGAGTCAAAGTCCCCAGAGGCGAAGCCATGATGGAGTGGGCGGAGTCCGTCATGCAGCTGCATGCCGACAGGAAGTCGGTGCTGGAG GTGGAGTTTCAGGGGGAGGAGGGCACAGGTCTTGGTCCGACTCTGGAGTTCTATGCCTTAGtggctgcagagtttcagagaaCATCACTGGGGATCTGGCTGTGTGACGACGACTTCCCTGATGACGAGTCCAGACAG gtGGACCTGGGCGGCGGTCTGAAGCCTCCTGGTTTCTACGTGCAGCGCTCCTGCGGTCTGTTCCCAGCTCCGTTCCCTCAGGACAGCGAGGAGCTGGAGCGAATCACCAAGCTCTTCCACTTCCTGGGCGTCTTCCTGGCCAAGTGCATTCAGGACAACCGCCTGGTGGACCTACCCGTCTCCCAGCCCTTCTTCAAGCTGCTCTGCATGGGGGACATCAAGTCCAACATGAGCAAACTGCTGTACCAGAGCCGCAGCTCGCCGCAGGGTCACGACCCTGACAGACCCCACCTGCAGTCCTTCCTGCTGCTGTCGGAGGTGCAGTCGGAGGCGTCCACCGAGGAGAGCCAGGAGACGTACTCTGTGGGCAGCTTCGACGAGGACTCCAAGTCTGAGTTCATCATGGACCCCCCAAAACCCAAACCGCCTGCCTGGTACCACGGCATCCTCACTTGGGACGACTTCCAGCTCGTCAACCcgcacag GGCGAGTTTCctgaaggaggtgaaggagctGGCAGTGAAGAGGAGGCAGATTCTGTCCAGTAAGAGTTTGTCTGAAGATGAGAAGAACACCAGACTGCAGGACCTGATGCTGAGGAACCCACTGGGCTCTGGACCTCCCCTCAGCATAGAGGACCTCGG GTTAAACTTCCAGTTCTGTCCGTCCTCGAAGGTTCACGGTTTCTCAGCTGTGGATCTGAAACCAAATGGAGACGACGAG atgGTGACGATGGAGAATGCAGAGGAGTACGTGGAGTTGATGTTTGACTTCTGTATGCACACCGGCATCCAGAAACAGATGGAGGCCTTCAGAG AGGGTTTTAATCGAGTGTTTCCGATGGAGAAGTTGAGCTCTTTCAGCCACAAGGAGGTTCAGATGATCCTCTGCGGCAACCAATCACCTTCCTGGActgctgatgacatcatcaactACACAGAGCCAAAGCTGGGTTACACCAGAGACAG TCCCGGCTTCCTGCGGTTTGTCAGAGTTTTATGTGGGATGTCATCTGACGAGAGGAAAGCGTTCCTACAGTTCACCACCGGCTGCTCCACGCTGCCCCCTGGCGGCCTTGCCAACCTGCACCCCCGCCTCACCATCGTCAGGAAG GTGGACGCCACCGACTCCAGCTACCCATCAGTCAACACGTGCGTTCACTACCTGAAGCTTCCGGAATATTCCTCCGAGGACATCATGAGAGAGCGTCTGTTAGCCGCCACCATGGAGAAAGGCTtccacctcaactga